In Streptomyces sp. P9-A4, the genomic window AGATGATCAGTTCTCTGGTGGCCCAGCTGAAGGTCGACGGCGGAGAGTTCGCCGACAACCAGACGCCGCCGCCGAATGAGCAGGCACGTGGTCAGCTGCTGCGCGCGCTCGCGAGCGACGCCATTCGTGGTGCGCTGCAGCGGCACTTCGGAGTGCGTCTCGCATTCCAGAACTGCCACCGGGTGGCGGTGTTCCCGCTGGACCCGTCGGTGGACGAGCGGCTCGCCCGCTTCACGTCCGTACGGGGGCAGCTGCTGAACCAGTCGCCGGAACTGCGCGACTGCTGAGACATGGTGCTGCCGCTCCGTATCGCGGTTGAACGCGATCGATGTGAGCCGACGCGCATCGGCACCGACAGGTGCGGAGCGGCAGCACAGTCCCGGACCGGAGCACTCTCACAGGTCAGGACCGGAGCGGCAGCACAGTCCCGGACCCGAGCGCCCTCACACCAGCAGCGGCAGGACCTCCGCGCCCAGCCGCCGGACGTTCTCCTCGGTCGCCGCGAGGTCGCCCGAGCCCTCCGCGAGCAGCGCGAACCGTGTGATGCCCGTGCGCTCGGCGGTCGCCGCGAGCCGGTCCGCCGCCCGCCGTGGCGTGCCCACCGGGTGCAGACCGCACAGCAGCTCCGTGTACGCCACGGGGTCCCGCATCGCCCGGTGCCGGCCGTCGACCGTCACATGCGCGTCGAGGCCCTGCCTGAGCCAGCCCGGCATCGCCTTCACGAGTGCCTCGGCCGCGTCCGCGCCCCGGTCGGCGAGCTGCGCGACCCCCGCCGAGACGTGCAGGCCGCCGATCCGCGCGATCTCGTCCGGGTCCCGCCCGGCCTCCCGCGCGCAGCGCGCCCAGGCCCCGACCATCTCGGTCTTGTCCTCGTCGCCGCAGTGCATGCCCAGCAGCATCGGCAGCCCGCGCTCCGCGGCGAGCCGCACACTCCTCGGCGAGGTGCAGGCCACCACGACCTCCGGCGCCGGATCGCCGCCGATCAGCTCGTCGGGGCGGGGCACGACCGGGACCTCCCGGAAGGCGAAGCGTTCTCCCTCGGCGCCCACGCGCGGCTCGGCGAGCCAGCGCAGCAGCAGGTCGAGGGATTCGGGGAACCCCTTCTCGTACGCGCCGAGACCCGCGCCGAAGACCTCCAGGTCCACCCAGGGCCCGCCCCGGCCCACCCCGAGGGTGAACCGGCCGCCCGAGGTGAGGTGCAGCAGCGCCGCCTGCTCGCCGAGGGCGACCGGGTGGACGGTCGGCAGCACGCTCACCGCCGTGGCCACCCGCAGCCGACGGGTGCGGCCGAGGAGCAGCGCGGCCAGGGTCACTGCCGACGGACAGACCCCGTACGGCACGAAGTGGTGCTCGGCCAGCCAGACCGAGTCGAGGCCCGCCTCCTCGGCGACCTCGGCGGTCCGCACCGCCCGGTGCAGGGCCTCTCCCTGCCCCTGACCCGGGAACTGGGCGGCCAGAACGAACGTACCCACGCGCATCGCCTTCTGCCTCCTTGCGGCCGACGCGTATCTCCCCTCGCACTGGCACCAACGTCTGACACGTGCCAAAGGCAACGGCCGTTCATGAAGTTCTTGCGATTTTCGGCTAAGCCGTCCTTCGGCGGGCCCGGGGCACCGCGTCGCGGCCCGTAGGCTTGAACGAACGGTCCGTGTTCCCAGACCCCGTGAGGTGTGCCCGTGTCCCCGCGCCACAACCGTTCCCGAGGCGGCGAGAAGCCCGAACAGCAGGGCGACAACGGCGACCGGTACGGCGGCGCGCAACGCAGTGAGACCTGGCAGGGCGAGGAGTGGTACGTCCGCCTCGTCGCCGGAGCCAGCTCGCCCGGCAAGCGCTACCGCTGCCCCGGTTGCGACCAGGAGATCCCCGGCGGCGCCCCGCACGTGGTCGCCTGGCCGGAGTACGGCGGAGTGGACGACCGGCGCCACTGGCACAAGGCCTGCTGGAACGCGAAGGACCGCCGCACCAGCAGGGTGCAGCGGTCCCGTAACGCGCCGAGGTACTGAGCCGGGGTGCCGGGGGCACCGGGGCCGTACCCGCCGCGGCCTACACGTCCCGGCTGTTCAGCACGGCGTACGCACCGGCCAGGGCGGCCCCCGCGACCGCCGTCATGATCAGCAGCGGCTCCCAGCCCGCCGGGCCGCTGTCCCCGAACGGGGGAGTGTCGCCGTACAGCGCGATCATCTGCGAGGGGATCGCGTAGGTGAACAGGAACTCCTGCACCGAGCGCAGCGTCTCGCTGAACATGAACAGCGCCGCCACCAGCGGCAGCAGCAGCAGGCCGATCATCACCGTGATCGCGCCGGCCGAGTGCCGGATGAGCGTGCCGAGCGCCAGCGAGAGCAGCCCCAGCACGGCCAGGTAGGCGCCCGCGCCGACCGTCGCCCGCAGCCACTCGGACCCCGTCGGCTCGGCCGCCCCGTCCACGAGGGCGACCTGCACGACCGCCACCAGGGTGGCGACCACGGTGGTGACCGTGAAGACCAGCAGGAAGAAGACGATCGCCTTCGCCGTGAGCACCCGCGCCCGGCTCGGGCAGGCCGTCAGGGTCGTACGGATCATGCCGGTGCCGTACTCGGAGGCGATCGTCAGCACCCCGAGGGTGATCACACAGATCGAGGCCGGCAGCATCCCGAAGAAGCCGAAGGTGAGCGCCGACTCCTCACCCATCGACTCCCCGGAGTTCGTCGCGACGGCCGCGACGCCCAGGCCGATGGTCAGCATCAGCAGGACCATCACCCCGAGCGTCCACAGCGTCGAGCGCACCGAGCGGATCTTCGTCCACTCGGAGGTGAGGGCGTCACCGAGGTGCGCCCTGCGGACCGGGATGGGGGAGACGTAGTTCTTGTACGGCGGCGCCGGGGCGTGGTGCGGTGCGGGGGCGGTCATCGGGCGTCCTTGGTGGTGTCGCTCGGCTGGGCGGGGCTCGACTGCTGGGGGCCCGGCGGCACGGCGGCCGGAGCGGCGTACGGACCGGGGGCGGGCGGCTGGCCGGGCGCTCCCGCGTACGGGTTCTGTCCGGGCGGCGGCGGGGCGTACCAGCCCTGCTGCGGCACCTCCTGCACCACCGGCTGCTGCTGCGGCGTCCCGTATCCCGGGTGGCCGGGCTGCAGCGGCGGCTGGAGGTGCGCGAGCCGGTCGTCGGTCGAGCGGTAGTCCACCGCGCCCTGGGTCAGGCGCATGTACGCCTCTTCCAGGGAGGCCTGGTGCGGGGACAGCTCCCACAGCCGTACGTCCGCGCCGTGCGCCAGGTCGCTGATCCTCGGCAGCGGCAGCCCCGTCACGCGGAGCGCGCCGTCCGGCTCGGAGAGGACCTGCCCGCCGGCCTCCATCAGCGCCGCCGTCAGCTTCTCCCGCTGCGCCGGAGAGGTCTCGGGGGTCCGCACCCGGGCGAAGTCCGCGGAGTTCGCCGAGATGAAGTCCGTGACGCTCATGTCCGCGAGGAGCTGGCCGCGGCCGATCACGATCAGGTGCTCGGCGGTCAGTGCCATCTCGCTCATGAGGTGGCTGGAGACGAAGACGGTCCGCCCCTCGGCGGCCAGCTTCTTCATCAGGTTGCGGACCCAGAGGATGCCCTCGGGGTCCAGACCGTTCACGGGCTCGTCGAAGAGCAGCACCTGCGGGTCGCCCAGGAGCGCCGCCGCGATGCCCAGCCGCTGGCCCATGCCGAGCGAGAAGCCCTTGGAGCGCCGCCTGGCCACGTCCTGGAGGCCGACGACACCGAGGACCTCGTCGACGCGCTGCGCCGGGATGCCGGCGAGCTGCGCGAGCGACAGCAGATGGCTGCGCGCGCTCCGCCCGCCGTGCACGGCCTTGGCGTCCAGCAGCGCGCCGACCTGCCGGGGCGCGTTCGGCAGCTGCCGGAAGGGGTGGCCGCCGATCGTCACATGCCCCGCGGTGGGCCGGTCGAGCCCCAGGATCATCCGCATGGTGGTCGACTTGCCGGACCCGTTGGGCCCCAGGAACCCGGTGACGACACCGGGCCTCACCTGGAAGGAAAGGTTGTACACGGCCGTTTTGGCGCCGTAGCGCTTCGTCAGGCCGACTGCCTCGATCATTCTCCAGCCCCATCGACAGGTCGGTCACATCCATGTCGGGGCGTGGCGGCCGAAGGCCGGAGCCCCCCGTATGAGCTAGGAGCTTATCCAGCCATTGACGGTTCCGGCGAAGCGGAGACGACCTCCGGGCAGTCCCTGGGGGAACCTCAGGGTTCTCCCCCAGGGGATCGGGGGAGAACCCGCGGGGGATCCGGGGGGAGGACCGACCGGATCAGGCGTCCCGCCTCTTCAGCACCACATAGCCGCCCAGCAGCGCCGCCACCACCCAGATCACCATGATCCCGAGCCCGCCCCACGGGCCGTACGGAGCCTCCTGCGTGTTCATGGCGTCCGGGACGACCTGCATGATCTTCGCGCCCGCCTGGTCCGGGAAGTAGCGGGCGACCTCCTTGGCCTTCGGGACCGCCGACAGGATCTGCGAGACCAGGAAGAAGAACGGCACCAGGATGCCCAGCGACAGCATCGACGAGCGCAGCATCGCCGCCACACCCATCGAGAACAGCGCGATCAGGCCCATGTACAGCCCGGCGCCCACCACCGCCCGCAGGACGTTGTCGTCGCTGATCGAGGCCCGGTGCTCGCCGAGCAGGGCCTGCCCCAGGAAGAAGGAGAGGAAGCTCGTCACCAGGCCCACCAGGAGCGCGAGCCCGCCCGCGACCGCGATCTTCGAGAAGAGGAAAGTCGCGCGCTGCGGCACGGCCGCCAGCGAGGTGCGGATCATGCCGGAGGAGTACTCGGTCCCCACCACCAGGACGCCGAAGACCACCATCGCCAGCTGACCCAGGATCATCCCGGAGAAGCTGATCAGGGTCGGGTCGAAGGTCGCCTGCTCGGCGCCCTTGAGGTCGTTGAAGGTGGAGTTCATCAGGGCGCACAGCGCCGCGCCCATCGCCACCGTGACGAGCAGGGCGCTCGCCAGCGTCCAGACGGTCGACGACACCGTCCGGATCTTGGTCCACTCGGACTGCAGGACCGCTGTTGCCGCTGCCATCGTTCAGGCTCCCTGGGAGGTCTTGCCCCACTGGGGGCCGGGCGCCGGGGCGCCGCCGTGTACATCGGTGCCGTGCGAGTGGTACTCCACCGCACCGGCCGTCATCTGCATGAAGGCCTCTTCGAGCGAGGCCCGCTGGGAGCTCAGCTCGTGCAGCACGAGACCGCTGCCGGCCGCCAGTTCGCCCAGCTTCTCGGTGGTCGCCCCGTCCACCTCCAGGGTCCCGTTGCCCGCCTCGACCGCGACGAACCCGTTGGCGTGCAGCACGTCCCTGAGCCGCTCCTGCTGCGGGGACCGCAGCCGTACGAAACTCCGGGAATTCTGCTGGATGAAATCCGCCATCGACGTGTCCGCCAGCAGCTTTCCCTGGCCGATCACGATCAGATGATCGGCTGTCAGGGCCATTTCACTCATCAGATGACTGGAAACGAAGATCGTCCGGCCCTCCGCCGCCAACGCCTTCATCAGATTGCGGATCCAGTGAATTCCCTCGGGGTCCAGACCATTGACCGGTTCGTCGAACATCAGGATCTCGGGATCACCGAGCAGCGCGGACGCGATGCCCAGCCGCTGCCCCATCCCGAGGGAGAACCCCTTCGACTTCTTCCGCGCCACCGGCGTCAGACCCACCAGGTCCAGCACCTCGGCCACCCGGCGCTCCGGGATGCGGTTCGACTGCGCCAGACACAGCAGGTTGTTGTACGCCGAACGGCCGCCGTTCATCGCCTTGGCGTCGAGCAGCGCCCCGATGTACTTCAGTGGCTCCGCGAGGTCCCGGTAGTGCTTGCCGTCGATCCGGACCGTCCCGCTCGTCGGGTTGTCCAGGTCGAGCATCATCCGCATCGTCGTCGACTTGCCCGCCCCGTTCGGCCCGAGGAAGCCGGTGACCACACCAGGACGCACCTGGAAGGAGAGATGGTCGACCGCGGTCTTCGCCCCGTAGCGCTTGGTCAGGCCCTCAAGCTCGATCATGCGTACCAACCTACGGGCGCGCAAAACCCCCCGCCACCGGAATGACGAGGGGTTCGGGCAACGCTACGCAGTCGTTACCGGCGCGGCGTCAGAGCGACGCCTCAGCGGGACTGCTGGGCCGGGACACCGGCCGCGCGCTCGTCGTCGATCGGCGAGCCGGCCGCCGCCACCGCGGCACCGGTCAGCGTCGCCAGCATCTCGCGGACGTTGGTCAGCTGCGCGTTGATCGAGTCGCGGCGGTTCGTCAGCGCCGCGAGCTCGCGCTCCGACTCCGAGCGGATCCGGTCGGCCTTGGCGTTCGCGTCGGCCACGATGTCCTCGGCCTGGCGCTGCGCCGTCTCCACCGTCTGACGGGCGCGGCGCTCCGCGTCCGTGCGCAGCTTCTCGGCCTCCAGGCGGAGCTGCTCCGCGCGGTGCTCGATCTCCGCGAGACGCTTCTCGGCCTTCGCCTGACGGGAGGCCAGGTCCCGCTCCGACTGCTCGCGGCGCTTCGCCAGGTTGGTCTCGAAGTCCGCGGCGGCCTGGGCGGCCTTGGCGCGGGTCTCCTCGAAGAGGGCGTCCGCCTCCTCGCGCTTCGACTGCGCGTCCTTCTGCGCCTCGGCGCGCAGCGTGTTGGCCTCGCCCTGCGCCTTCTCGACGATCCGGACGCCCTCGTCCTCGGACTTCGCCTTGCGCTCGGCCGCGAACGACTCCGCGTCGTTGCGCACCTGCTGGGCGGCCGACTCGGCCAGCTCACGGTGCTGCTCGGCGGCGCGACGGGCCTCCTCACGCAGGTCCTTCGCCTCCTCCTCGGCGAGCCGGAGGATCTTCTCGACCCGGGCGCCGAGCCCCGCGTACGACGGCTCGGCGTCGGTGACCTGGGCCTGGGCGTTCTGCGTCTCGAGGTGGAGCTCCTCGATCCGCTTCTCCAGGGAGGTGATGCGGGACAGGGCGCTGTCGCGGTCGGACACGAGCTTGGTAATGCGGTCGTCCACCTGACCGCGGTCGTAACCGCGCCGCACGAGCTCGAAGCCGAAGGGGGAGGATGTGTCGCTCATGGGTTTCCTGTCGAATGAGACCGGTGAGGTGTTAGAGGGAATCCTAGGGGCCGAAGCGGCGTGTCATCGAGCGTATGCCCGTTTGATCTGGAGAATGTCCAGCCTTTTGAGTGGCTAGCCGTCCTGGGGCTTGCCACCCGAACGGGTGGAACCCGCTGACGCGCCCGCCTTGGCACCCACCGCTCCCGGGGACTTCGCACCGGCCGACGGAGTCTCGAAAGACTCCAACGCCTCCAGCACGTCCTGGACACGGGAGATCTCGGCATTGATGTCCTTGCGGCGCCGCACGAGCACCTCCAGCTCGCGCTGCCCCTCGGCGACGGTCGTCTCCGCCTCGGCCAGCGCCTCCGCCCGGATGCGCTCGGCCTCGGCCTTGATGCCCTCCGCCTCCGCGACGAGCGAGGCCTTCTTCTGCTCGGCCTCCTTGAGGAGTGCCTCGGCCTTCCGCACGGCGGCGATCCGTACCTTGCTCGCCTCCGAACTCGCCTCGGACACCAGCTTCTTGGCCTTCTCCTCCGCCTCGGCGCGCTGCTCCGTCGCGGCCTTCACGAGGTTGTCGACCCGCTCGCCGGCCGTCCTCATCTGCTCGGCGCTCTCACGGCGGGCCCGCTCGTGCAGGTCCTCGATCTCGCCCTCGATGCGGCCCCGCAGCTCCTCGGCCCGGTCCCTTATGGCCGTCGCGTCGCTGCGCGCCCCGACCAGCAGCTCGTCCGCGTCCGTACGGGCCTTCTCCACCAGCGAGTTGCCCTCGACGGTCGCCTCGGCCACGATCCGCTCGGCCTCCTTGCGGGCCGCGCCGACCATCGTGTCGGCCTGCGTCTCGGCCTCGGTGGTGGCGCGCAGCGCCTCCTCCTGGGCCTTGGCGACGA contains:
- a CDS encoding ABC transporter permease, encoding MAAATAVLQSEWTKIRTVSSTVWTLASALLVTVAMGAALCALMNSTFNDLKGAEQATFDPTLISFSGMILGQLAMVVFGVLVVGTEYSSGMIRTSLAAVPQRATFLFSKIAVAGGLALLVGLVTSFLSFFLGQALLGEHRASISDDNVLRAVVGAGLYMGLIALFSMGVAAMLRSSMLSLGILVPFFFLVSQILSAVPKAKEVARYFPDQAGAKIMQVVPDAMNTQEAPYGPWGGLGIMVIWVVAALLGGYVVLKRRDA
- a CDS encoding SCO5389 family protein produces the protein MSLDVSPALLEQAERGEVDEADFVDCVRTSLPFAWEMISSLVAQLKVDGGEFADNQTPPPNEQARGQLLRALASDAIRGALQRHFGVRLAFQNCHRVAVFPLDPSVDERLARFTSVRGQLLNQSPELRDC
- a CDS encoding LLM class flavin-dependent oxidoreductase, with protein sequence MRVGTFVLAAQFPGQGQGEALHRAVRTAEVAEEAGLDSVWLAEHHFVPYGVCPSAVTLAALLLGRTRRLRVATAVSVLPTVHPVALGEQAALLHLTSGGRFTLGVGRGGPWVDLEVFGAGLGAYEKGFPESLDLLLRWLAEPRVGAEGERFAFREVPVVPRPDELIGGDPAPEVVVACTSPRSVRLAAERGLPMLLGMHCGDEDKTEMVGAWARCAREAGRDPDEIARIGGLHVSAGVAQLADRGADAAEALVKAMPGWLRQGLDAHVTVDGRHRAMRDPVAYTELLCGLHPVGTPRRAADRLAATAERTGITRFALLAEGSGDLAATEENVRRLGAEVLPLLV
- a CDS encoding cellulose-binding protein → MSDTSSPFGFELVRRGYDRGQVDDRITKLVSDRDSALSRITSLEKRIEELHLETQNAQAQVTDAEPSYAGLGARVEKILRLAEEEAKDLREEARRAAEQHRELAESAAQQVRNDAESFAAERKAKSEDEGVRIVEKAQGEANTLRAEAQKDAQSKREEADALFEETRAKAAQAAADFETNLAKRREQSERDLASRQAKAEKRLAEIEHRAEQLRLEAEKLRTDAERRARQTVETAQRQAEDIVADANAKADRIRSESERELAALTNRRDSINAQLTNVREMLATLTGAAVAAAGSPIDDERAAGVPAQQSR
- a CDS encoding ABC transporter permease, which translates into the protein MTAPAPHHAPAPPYKNYVSPIPVRRAHLGDALTSEWTKIRSVRSTLWTLGVMVLLMLTIGLGVAAVATNSGESMGEESALTFGFFGMLPASICVITLGVLTIASEYGTGMIRTTLTACPSRARVLTAKAIVFFLLVFTVTTVVATLVAVVQVALVDGAAEPTGSEWLRATVGAGAYLAVLGLLSLALGTLIRHSAGAITVMIGLLLLPLVAALFMFSETLRSVQEFLFTYAIPSQMIALYGDTPPFGDSGPAGWEPLLIMTAVAGAALAGAYAVLNSRDV
- a CDS encoding ABC transporter ATP-binding protein, which encodes MIELEGLTKRYGAKTAVDHLSFQVRPGVVTGFLGPNGAGKSTTMRMMLDLDNPTSGTVRIDGKHYRDLAEPLKYIGALLDAKAMNGGRSAYNNLLCLAQSNRIPERRVAEVLDLVGLTPVARKKSKGFSLGMGQRLGIASALLGDPEILMFDEPVNGLDPEGIHWIRNLMKALAAEGRTIFVSSHLMSEMALTADHLIVIGQGKLLADTSMADFIQQNSRSFVRLRSPQQERLRDVLHANGFVAVEAGNGTLEVDGATTEKLGELAAGSGLVLHELSSQRASLEEAFMQMTAGAVEYHSHGTDVHGGAPAPGPQWGKTSQGA
- a CDS encoding ATP/GTP-binding protein, which translates into the protein MSPRHNRSRGGEKPEQQGDNGDRYGGAQRSETWQGEEWYVRLVAGASSPGKRYRCPGCDQEIPGGAPHVVAWPEYGGVDDRRHWHKACWNAKDRRTSRVQRSRNAPRY
- a CDS encoding ABC transporter ATP-binding protein translates to MIEAVGLTKRYGAKTAVYNLSFQVRPGVVTGFLGPNGSGKSTTMRMILGLDRPTAGHVTIGGHPFRQLPNAPRQVGALLDAKAVHGGRSARSHLLSLAQLAGIPAQRVDEVLGVVGLQDVARRRSKGFSLGMGQRLGIAAALLGDPQVLLFDEPVNGLDPEGILWVRNLMKKLAAEGRTVFVSSHLMSEMALTAEHLIVIGRGQLLADMSVTDFISANSADFARVRTPETSPAQREKLTAALMEAGGQVLSEPDGALRVTGLPLPRISDLAHGADVRLWELSPHQASLEEAYMRLTQGAVDYRSTDDRLAHLQPPLQPGHPGYGTPQQQPVVQEVPQQGWYAPPPPGQNPYAGAPGQPPAPGPYAAPAAVPPGPQQSSPAQPSDTTKDAR